A genomic window from Dechloromonas sp. A34 includes:
- a CDS encoding ABC transporter ATP-binding protein — translation MSKHSHLHDNEVILDVKNLRVAYGKVEALHEVSLTIRRGEIVTVIGPNGAGKTTLLAALMGLLPSRGDIVYMGQAQRQERSVEHLVRHGMTLVPEKRELFAEMSVEDNLLLGAFDRYRTGHRDQMETMDEVFELFPRLEERRAQLAGTLSGGERQMLAMGRALMAKPKLLMLDEPSLGLAPLIIKEIFRIIAALKQTGVAILLVEQNARAALQVSDYGYVLETGEVSLAGPSAELAADPRVIEAYLGLGHKH, via the coding sequence ATGAGCAAGCACTCACACCTGCACGACAACGAGGTCATTCTCGACGTCAAGAACCTGCGTGTCGCCTATGGCAAGGTCGAGGCGCTGCACGAAGTCAGCCTGACCATCCGCCGCGGCGAGATCGTCACCGTGATCGGCCCCAACGGTGCCGGCAAGACGACCCTGCTGGCGGCCCTGATGGGCTTGCTGCCATCGCGTGGCGATATCGTTTACATGGGCCAGGCCCAGCGCCAGGAACGCTCGGTCGAACACCTGGTCCGCCACGGCATGACGCTGGTCCCGGAAAAGCGCGAGCTGTTCGCCGAAATGAGTGTCGAGGACAATCTGCTGCTCGGCGCCTTCGACCGCTACCGCACCGGCCACCGCGACCAGATGGAAACCATGGACGAGGTGTTCGAGCTCTTCCCGCGCCTCGAGGAACGCCGTGCCCAGCTGGCCGGCACGCTGTCCGGCGGCGAACGGCAGATGCTGGCCATGGGCCGCGCCCTGATGGCCAAGCCCAAGCTGCTGATGCTCGACGAACCGAGCCTCGGCTTGGCCCCGCTGATCATCAAGGAAATCTTCCGGATCATTGCCGCGCTCAAACAGACCGGCGTCGCCATCCTGCTCGTCGAGCAGAACGCCCGCGCCGCGCTGCAGGTTTCCGACTACGGCTACGTACTGGAGACTGGCGAGGTTTCGCTGGCCGGGCCGAGCGCCGAACTGGCGGCCGACCCGCGCGTGATCGAAGCCTATCTCGGCCTCGGCCACAAGCACTAG